One Ictalurus punctatus breed USDA103 chromosome 21, Coco_2.0, whole genome shotgun sequence genomic window carries:
- the LOC128628900 gene encoding salivary glue protein Sgs-3, giving the protein MAVCRFTAKKNDLFNRLQSVKSREVSCDYSLISDPTARSLMSDKYNMMHFFTTTSTTTTTTTTTTQTSTPEEKPSADLSLVTTPPSTATEEPTAASPVFSTPLITTRHTATRKFTV; this is encoded by the exons ATGGCAGTTTGTAGATttacagcaaagaaaaatgaTCTGTTTAATCGTCTGCAGTCAGTAAAGAGTCGTGAAGTGAGCTGTGATTATTCACTGATCTCTGACCCGACTGCTCGCTCTCTAATGAGTGATAAATACAACATGATGC ATTTCTttacaacaacatcaacaacaacaacaacaacaacaacaacgactcAGACATCCACTCCTGAAGAGAAACCCAGTGCAG ATTTGAGTCTGGTAACGACGCCACCATCCACAGCTACGGAGGAACCTACAGCAG CTTCTCCAGTTTTTTCAACTCCTCTGATCACCACAAGACACACAGCGACTCGTAAGTTTACTGTGTAG